Below is a window of Lebetimonas sp. JH292 DNA.
AAAAGGAAAAAAAATGAGCCATTTTGATATAGGCGTCTGTTCAGCTTTTTGGCTGACAATACTAAGCGCCCTGCTTTGTGTGATTTACGGTTTGATTAATTGGAACAAAGGTGATGAGGAAAGCAATGAAATTCTTTTAAAAAAATGGGCCGATGAAGAAAAAGAGCTTAACGAGGAGTTACTATGAGCTTTTGGGAAATTGCACTAATTATCCTTTATCTGTTTGCTTTGGCATATCTTGGATGGATGGGTTATTCAAAAACAAAAAATTCAACAGATTATCTTTTAGCGGGACGTGAGGCACATCCGTTTGTAATGTCTCTTAGTTACGGTGCCACATTTATTTCAACCGCTGCAATCGTCGGATTCGGTGGAGTGGCGGCATGGCTTGGAAATTCGCTTTTGTGGCTTACCTTTTTAAATATTTTTGTGGGGATTTTTATTGCATTTGTTTTTATAGGTGATCCGACAAGAAAAATGGGATTAAGGCTTGACGCCCACACGTTTCCTGAGTTTTTGGGCAAAAGATATGATTCAAAATTTATTCAGATTTTTGCAGCGCTTATAATTTTATTTTTTATGCCTTTGTATGCCACGGCTGTACTAATCGGAGGTGTTCAGTTTATCAGTGTCTATTTTCATGTGGATTATCACATAGCATTATTAATATTTTCACTGATAATCACTGCTTATGTTTTAGCAGGCGGGCTCAAAGGGGTTATGTATACCGATGCACTTCAGGGTTCAATAATGTTTTTAGCTATGATTGTTTTAATAGTAATGGTGTTTTATTCACTGGGGGGAATAAACGAAGCGTTTGCAAAACTTGATAACGTTTGGCAAATTACGGTAATAGACAAGCTTTCAAATACCGATTTAAAAGATTTAGTTCCAAGAAGCGGTGATTTTATGATGAAATTATCTCAGATATGGGGATTTCAGGGCTGGAATAAAATGCCGTCATTTTTATCTCCGGGTTGGCTTTTTGTAATAACCACAATTACCTTGGAGTTGGAATTGGGGTTCTGGCCCAGCCACAGCTTATAGTTAGGTTTATGACGGTAAAAAGTAAAAAAGAACTAAACCGTGCAGTTTTAATAGGAGGGATTTTTATTTTGGCAATGACTGGTGTTATTTTTATTGTGGGAAGCTTAAGCAATGCATGGTATTTTGAAAATTACGGAGGTAAAAACGCCCTTGAAGCGGCGGGGGCAATTGGAAAAGTAATCCCCCATTTTATAAATACGGCAATGCCGCACTGGTTTGGATTTATTTTCCTTTTTGCTCTTATCTCAGCAGCAATGTCCACTTTATCAAGTCAGTTTCACACAATGGGGACGGCTGTCGGCAGGGACATTTTTGAAACACTCGGGGCTGATAAAAACAAAACTACTTTATGGACAAAAATCGGAATTGTCATTGTAATTCTGTTTTCAGTATTTTTAGCTTTTAAATTTCAAAAGGCCCCGGCAATTATTGCGAGAAGTACGGCTATTTTCTTTGCACTTTGCGCATCTGTATTTTTACCTTCTTTTATTTTTGGGCTTTTTTCAAAAAGAATCACTAAAACAGCGGCAATTTCAAGTATGTTTGCCGGATTTTTTGTATCGCTTTTTTGGCTTTTATTTTGTCATTTTAAAGAAGCAAAAGCTTTGGGCGTTGCCAAGGCGCTTTTTGGTGTAAATTCTATTTTGGGCCACAGCAAATGGGCTTTTGTAGATGCCATGGTTATCGCCCTTCCTCTTTCAACAATAACTTTAATAATAGTTACAATGATTACAAAACCTGACACAAAAACGATAAAAAAAGCTTTTGGCATTAGAGGATAAAATCTTCCAGCTCTTCCTCTGTAATTTCACTCGGCATTCTTTTCATTAAAACAGAGGCGGCCAAAGATGTTGAAATTATAATTAATAACAGAGAAACATAAGTATTTACATCAATAATTTTAAATTCAAGTCCAAAAACACTCGCCACTATTCCAAATGTAAGTCTCATATTAAAAAAAAGCCCCGCAATTTTATATACAGTTTTTTTAAAAAAAGGTTTTGTCGCAATTACGGTCGCCAGATATTTTGTGCCAAACGCTATAATTCCAAGTATTATACTCAAAAATAAAATCTTAAAATTAATAACGTCAAGTTTAATTGAATATCCCGCTTTAAAAAAGAAAAAAGGAGCCACAAAACCAAAAATTATAGCCCTTAATTTTTTTTCTATCATTTCATTTTCTTTTAAAAATTCAGAAAAAAATATTCCCAAGGCAAACGCTAAAACAGCTTCGTTAATATGTATCTCTTTTGAGAGAAAACCGATTGAAATTAAAATTGCAATAATAAACCTTATAGGAAATTCTATATGATTGCCTGTGTATCTGGCAAATAATTTTTCACCTAATTTAGGCAAAACAAACATTACTATTAACAGTACGCCTAAAAAAAGAATATTCTGATAATTTATTCCTTCAAACAAAAAGCTCAGTGAAAACATACTGATTATATCCACAATCATAGCCCCGGTCAGAAGCGTCTGACCGGAATTAAGATGAAGCATATTTTTATCTTTTAAAAGCGGATACACGAGCGCCAGAGACGTGGTGGAAAGCGCTATGCTTATTAGCAAAGACGCTTTAAGGGAATAAAGTAAAATAAATTTACCAATCAGAAATATTGAAACAAACGGCAATAAAAAAGAAGACACCCCTATAAAAACGGCTTTTATAAAATTTTTCTTAAGAAGTTTTAAATCACTCTCTATACCCGCAAAAAACATAAGCCCCAAAAGTCCCACATTTGCCAGAAATTCCGCCCATTTTAAATCACCCATATGGAAAAAATTAGCGGCTATACTTCCCGCTATAATTTCAAAAATAGCAGGGGAAAAACTAATCTCAAGTGCAATAATTCCGGCAATTATTATTAATGCCACTACTACCAGACTCTCTATTTCAAGTTTCATTTTAACCTTTTTTAGTATAATTTTATCAAAAAGGAGAATATTGCAAAAAAAAATAAAAAATTTACCGCCCAAACCGGGAGTTTATCAGTATTTTGACAAAAACGGCAAACTGTTGTATGTGGGAAAAGCAAAAAACCTGAAAAAAAGAGTAAAAAGCTATTTTAGATTTAATCCTTTCAGAGCGGCGGATAATTTAGCCCCGAGAATATATAAAATGATAAATGAGGCAAAAGAGCTAAATTATATAGTCGTCGAAAGTGAAAGTGACGCACTTATACTTGAAAATTCTTTAATTAAACAGTTAAAACCCAAATATAATATTCTTTTAAGGGATGATAAAACATATCCTTATATTTATGTGGATATGGATGAGCTTTTCCCGAGACTTGAAATAACAAGAAAAATAATAAAAGGCAAAAATATAAAATATTTCGGACCCTTCAGCAGCGGTGCGGGTGCAATTTTAAAAACAATATACGAAGATATTCCCCTTGTTCAGTCAAAAAACTGCATAAAAGGAAAAAAAGCATGCCTTTATTATCAGATAGGAAAATGTTTAGCGCCATGCGTTGGTAAGATTACCCCGGAAGAATATAAAAAATATATAAATAAAGCAATTGAACTAATCCTTGACAAAGAAAAAATTCTAAATATTCTTTATAAAAAAATGGAAAAATTTGCCAAAAACCTTCAATTCGAAGAAGCAGCTGAAATCAGAGACAGAATAAAATCTATCGAAAATGCCGAAATTTATTCTAATGTGGATTTGGCAAAACTTGAAGATTTGGACATTTTTGTTGTAGAAACATTTAATAATAAGGCTGTAATAATCAGAATATTTGTAAGGGAAGGAAAAGTAGTCTCCGGCACTCATAATATAATAAATGCTCAAACTGAAATAGATAAAAATGAAACCTATAAAAGAGCTATTTTAGAATTTTATAACAGAGAAACTCCTTTTACATCCTCAAAAATTTTAGTGGGTGAAGATTTTGAGGAAAGAACTGCTTTAAGCAAATTTTTAAGTGAAAAATTCAAAAGAAAAATTTCAATAGTTACACCGACCACAAAAGAGAGAAAAAATTTAATAAATTTGGCTAAAATTAATGCAAATGAAATTATGAAAAACCAAAAAGAAAACAATATTCTATTTGAAATAAAAAAGCTGTTTAATTTACAAAACATACCATATAAAATAGAAGTATTCGACACTTCCCATATGCATGGAGAGGCAACAGTCGGGGCAATGGTGGTTTGGGAAAATGAAGAATTCAAAAAGTCTGAATACAGACACTATCATCTTGAGGGAAAAGACGAATATTCCCAAATGAAAGAGCTTTTGACAAGAAGGGCAAAAAGTTTTGACAAAACACCCCCGCCGGAGCTTTGGCTCATTGACGGGGGGCCTGCCCAGATAAATATAGCAAAGGAAATAATTGACTCAACAGGAGCAAATGTTGATATTTTAGGCATTGCAAAAGAAAAAATAGACGCTAAAGCCCACAGGGCCAAAGGAAAAGCAAAAGACAAAATTTATTTTAATTGGAAAATGGATAACGGAGAATACAAAATCGAAAAAATAGAACTTAATGAAAATGATAAAAGACTTATGTTTCTTCAAAAATTAAGGGATGAAGCACACAGATTCGCAATTGAATTTCATCGTAAAACAAAAAGAAAAAACGACACTCAAATTGAACTTTTAAACATCAAAGGCATAGGAAAAGCAAAAATGACAAAACTGATAAACTATTTTGGAACATTTGAAAATATTAAAAACGCATCTTTAAAAGATTTGGAAAAGGTTTTAAATAAAAAAGATGCATTGATTTTATATAATTTTTATAAAGAAAAAAAATGAAAACAGTGGCAATTGGTGGATTTGACGGAATGCACATCGCACATCAGAAAATTTTAAAAAAAGTGGATTTTTTTATTGTTATAGAAAAAGGAAGCTCAATCACACCGGGGTTTGACAGATGCGAATATACTAATTTAGGGTGTGAATTTATGTTTTTGGAAAAAATAAAACATTTAAAACCTGTTGAATTTATAAAAATATTAAAAAAAATGAATGTAAAAAAAATTGTGGTTGGTGATGATTTTAAATTCGGCAAAAACAGAAGTGGAGATATTAATTTATTAAAAAAATATTTTGAAGTTGAGGTAATAAAAGAGATTAAAATAGAAGAAATCGGGGTGCATGCCCATATCATCAGAAACTTTATAAAAAACGATATAAAAAAAGCAAATAAATTTTTAGGAAGAAGTTATAAAATCAAAGGAACACCAATAAAAG
It encodes the following:
- a CDS encoding symporter small accessory protein, with amino-acid sequence MSHFDIGVCSAFWLTILSALLCVIYGLINWNKGDEESNEILLKKWADEEKELNEELL
- a CDS encoding cation:proton antiporter — encoded protein: MKLEIESLVVVALIIIAGIIALEISFSPAIFEIIAGSIAANFFHMGDLKWAEFLANVGLLGLMFFAGIESDLKLLKKNFIKAVFIGVSSFLLPFVSIFLIGKFILLYSLKASLLISIALSTTSLALVYPLLKDKNMLHLNSGQTLLTGAMIVDIISMFSLSFLFEGINYQNILFLGVLLIVMFVLPKLGEKLFARYTGNHIEFPIRFIIAILISIGFLSKEIHINEAVLAFALGIFFSEFLKENEMIEKKLRAIIFGFVAPFFFFKAGYSIKLDVINFKILFLSIILGIIAFGTKYLATVIATKPFFKKTVYKIAGLFFNMRLTFGIVASVFGLEFKIIDVNTYVSLLLIIISTSLAASVLMKRMPSEITEEELEDFIL
- the uvrC gene encoding excinuclease ABC subunit UvrC, whose amino-acid sequence is MQKKIKNLPPKPGVYQYFDKNGKLLYVGKAKNLKKRVKSYFRFNPFRAADNLAPRIYKMINEAKELNYIVVESESDALILENSLIKQLKPKYNILLRDDKTYPYIYVDMDELFPRLEITRKIIKGKNIKYFGPFSSGAGAILKTIYEDIPLVQSKNCIKGKKACLYYQIGKCLAPCVGKITPEEYKKYINKAIELILDKEKILNILYKKMEKFAKNLQFEEAAEIRDRIKSIENAEIYSNVDLAKLEDLDIFVVETFNNKAVIIRIFVREGKVVSGTHNIINAQTEIDKNETYKRAILEFYNRETPFTSSKILVGEDFEERTALSKFLSEKFKRKISIVTPTTKERKNLINLAKINANEIMKNQKENNILFEIKKLFNLQNIPYKIEVFDTSHMHGEATVGAMVVWENEEFKKSEYRHYHLEGKDEYSQMKELLTRRAKSFDKTPPPELWLIDGGPAQINIAKEIIDSTGANVDILGIAKEKIDAKAHRAKGKAKDKIYFNWKMDNGEYKIEKIELNENDKRLMFLQKLRDEAHRFAIEFHRKTKRKNDTQIELLNIKGIGKAKMTKLINYFGTFENIKNASLKDLEKVLNKKDALILYNFYKEKK
- a CDS encoding bifunctional riboflavin kinase/FAD synthetase; its protein translation is MKTVAIGGFDGMHIAHQKILKKVDFFIVIEKGSSITPGFDRCEYTNLGCEFMFLEKIKHLKPVEFIKILKKMNVKKIVVGDDFKFGKNRSGDINLLKKYFEVEVIKEIKIEEIGVHAHIIRNFIKNDIKKANKFLGRSYKIKGTPIKGQGLGKKELVPTINIELFKPYVIPKEGVYITKTNNFQSLTFIGKRSTDGNFSIETHIISDNVKMVSSENGFIEIEFIDFLRENKKFDTLSDLKRQILEDIENLNGSYCQ